The following are from one region of the Salvia hispanica cultivar TCC Black 2014 chromosome 1, UniMelb_Shisp_WGS_1.0, whole genome shotgun sequence genome:
- the LOC125200882 gene encoding nucleolar and coiled-body phosphoprotein 1-like isoform X1 has translation MAQLNPEDDSILIFSVALWLQNKGFSKVLKRFCTAAQIEGEDWKAKALNLNEIFTKYQEISTSACNDLKFQVKQEEPVADVAEKTANGSTAGEIKGKKKNKKSKSDTKVNESEETLEDTAVAEKLNKSHENGNEDESGKASNKSNDVKMPELAEDQSTKKPKEKKKKSKLASQSLDADVPEVKQEAVSSENAEATEDGTDESKKASKKRKRMLPDETEKKSGEEVAIEESKSKKSKCLEESKDVPEANGHAFEQANTDAFEGDLMTVSANSNEMGKSSQKKSASKQPKSSEPTTAKAFQRVKIDEVEFVDDRLQDNSYWAKDGAETGYGAKAQEVLGQVKGRGFRHEKTKKKRGSYRGGQIDLQSHSVKFNYSDEE, from the exons ATGGCCCAGTTGAACCCCGAAGACGACTCTATATTGATCTTCTCTGTCGCGCTCTGGCTCCAAAACAAGGGCTTTTCCAAAGTCCTCAAACGATTCTGCACCGCAGCTCAAATTGAG GGTGAGGATTGGAAGGCCAAGGCACTTAATTTGAATGAGATTTTCACTAAATATCAGGAGATTAG CACTAGTGCCTgcaatgacttgaaatttcaGGTGAAGCAAG AAGAACCGGTGGCTGATGTGGCAGAAAAAACAGCAAATGGTTCAACTGCTGGGGAAATTAAAggcaagaagaagaacaaaaaGAGCAAGAGTGACACTAAAGTCAATGAAAGTGAAGAAACACTTGAAGATACAGCCGTGGCCGAAAAgttaaataaatcacatgagAATGGCAACGAGGATGAAAGTGGTAAGGCATCAAACAAATCCAATGATGTTAAAATGCCTGAATTAGCAGAGGATCAATCAACTAAGAaaccaaaagaaaagaagaagaaaagcaaGTTGGCATCACAGTCGCTGGATGCTGATGTGCCTGAAGTGAAACAAGAAGCTGTATCATCTGAAAATGCTGAGGCTACAGAAGATGGGACTGATGAATCTAAAAAGGCttccaagaaaagaaaaagaatgctTCCTGATGAAACCGAAAAGAAGTCTGGTGAGGAAGTAGCAATTGAAgaatcaaaatctaaaaaatcaaaatgtctTGAAGAAAGCAAAGATGTCCCTGAAGCCAATGGCCATGCTTTTGAACAAGCAAACACTGATGCTTTTGAAGGGGATTTGATGACTGTTTCTGCTAACAGTAATGAAATGGGTAAATCAAGTCAGAAAAAATCTGCAAGCAAACAACCCAAAAGTTCTGAG CCAACAACAGCGAAAGCATTCCAAAGAGTGAAGATTGATGAGGTAGAATTTGTTGATGACAGACTTCAAGACAATTCTTATTGGGCAAAG GATGGTGCAGAAACTGGTTATGGTGCTAAAGCACAAGAAGTCCTGGGACAAGTCAAGGGAAG GGGCTTTCGTCACGAGAAAACTAAGAAGAAGCGTGGTAGCTACAGAGGAGGACAAATCGACCTGCAATCACACTCCGTGAAGTTCAATTATTCTGATGAAGAATGA
- the LOC125202316 gene encoding boron transporter 1-like isoform X1, translated as MEETFVPFRGIKNDLKGRLLCYKQDWSSGIGAGIRILAPTTYIFFASAIPVISFGVQLERNTSKADSSEYSNFGIFLLCCKDLIGKLGVVADGTLTAVQTLASTALCGVIHSVIGGQPLLILGVAEPTVLMYTFMFDFAKDRKDLGEKLFLAWTAWVCVWTSILLFLLAILGACSIINRFTRVAGELFGLLIAMLFMQQAIRGVVEEFGVPKRGNESATALLPSWRFGNGMFALVLSFGLLLTALRSREARTWRYGAGWFRGFITDYGVPLMVLVWTGVSYIPASDVPKGIPRRLVSPNPWSAGAYTNWTVIKDMGDLPLLYIIGAFIPATMIAVLYYFDHSVASQLAQQKEFNLKKPSSYHYDLLLLGVLVIVCGLIGIPPANGVIPQSPMHTKSLATLKHQLLRNKLVSTARDSISKNANLSQLYRSMQEAYTEMQTPLVYQTPAALGLNELKESTIQLASTSGYMDAPVDGTIFDVDKDVDDLLPVEVKEQRVSNLLQALMVGCCLAAMPLLKKIPTAVLWGYFAFMAIESLPGNQFWERILLLFTAPSRRYMVLEEYHATFVETVPFKTIALFTLFQTFYLLLCFGITWIPIAGVLFPLLIMLLVPVRQYLLPKFFKGAHLQDLDAAEYEEAPAINYNISYDEQGNTINLDSGELLDEMITRSRGEIRHGRSPKVNSSTQPPLEEMKSMYSPRLPERVQSPHLTEIRSELSPRSNGRHVELRQTPSLLGQNSHGSSSS; from the exons TTCCCTTTCGTGGGATTAAGAATGATCTCAAAGGGAGGCTTCTGTGCTACAAACAAGATTGGAGTAGCGGGATAGGCGCAGGTATCAG GATCTTGGCTCCAACAACGTATATATTCTTTGCATCTGCAATTCCTGTTATATCTTTCGGTGTGCAACTGGAGAGAAACACCAGTAAGGCAGATTCGTCcgaatattcaaattttggcATCTTTTTGTTATGTTGCAAAGATCTTATAGGAAAACTTGGTGTTGTTGCAGATGGAACTTTAACAGCAGTGCAAACACTTGCATCAACTGCACTCTGTGGTGTGATCCACTCTGTCATAGGTGGACAGCCACTACTTATACTTGGTGTAGCCGAGCCCACAGTGTTAATGTACACTTTCATGTTCGATTTTGCCAAAGATCGAAAAGATTTGGGGGAGAAGTTGTTCTTAGCCTGGACAGCATG GGTCTGTGTGTGGACATCCATTTTGCTTTTCTTGCTGGCTATCTTAGGTGCTTGCTCTATTATCAATCGGTTTACGCGTGTTGCTGGTGAATTGTTTGGTCTTTTAATCGCAATGCTCTTTATGCAGCAGGCAATACGT GGAGTTGTGGAGGAGTTTGGCGTTCCTAAGAGAGGAAACGAAAGTGCAACTGCTCTTTTACCTTCCTGGCGCTTTGGAAACGGAATGTTTGCTTTGGTGCTTTCATTTGGCCTTCTTCTTACTGCATTGAGGAGTCGTGAGGCTAGAACCTGGCGCTATGGTGCAG GGTGGTTTAGAGGGTTTATCACGGACTATGGTGTCCCACTAATGGTGCTCGTTTGGACTGGTGTGTCTTACATACCAGCTAGCGACGTTCCAAAAGGGATACCAAGAAGACTCGTTAGCCCAAATCCGTGGTCAGCTGGTGCATACACGAACTGGACAGTCATCAAG GACATGGGGGATTTGCCACTACTTTATATTATTGGAGCATTTATTCCTGCCACAATGATAGCTGTGCTTTATTACTTTGATCATAGTGTTGCATCTCAGCTTGCACAGCAGAAAGAGTTCAATCTAAAGAAGCCGTCTTCTTATCACTATGATCTCCTGCTCTTGGGAGTTTTG GTGATAGTATGCGGTCTCATCGGCATTCCTCCTGCCAATGGAGTTATTCCGCAGTCCCCAATGCACACGAAAAGTTTGGCCACTCTGAAACATCAG CTTTTGAGGAACAAGCTCGTATCAACTGCACGAGATAGCATCAGTAAAAATGCCAATCTATCTCAGCTGTATAGAAGCATGCAAGAAGCATACACGGAGATGCAGACTCCACTCGTATACCAAACTCCAGCTGCTTTG GGGCTAAATGAGCTGAAAGAATCAACCATTCAGCTCGCATCCACTAGTGGCTACATGGACGCACCAGTTGATGGTACCATCTTTGATGTGGACAAGGATGTCGATGATCTCCTACCTGTGGAAGTTAAGGAGCAACGCGTCAGCAATCTACTTCAGGCCTTAATGGTTGGATGTTGTCTTGCTGCCATGCCTCTGTTGAAAAAGATTCCCACTGCAGTCCTCTGGGGCTATTTTGCCTTCATGGCAATCGAGAGCTTGCCAGGAAACCAGTTCTGGGAAAGAATCTTGCTGCTTTTCACAGCTCCAAGTCGAAGATACAT GGTGCTAGAGGAGTATCACGCGACCTTTGTGGAGACTGTGCCATTCAAAACAATCGCGCTCTTCACATTGTTTCAGACGTTTTACTTGCTTTTATGCTTTGGAATAACGTGGATCCCCATAGCTGGCGTCCTCTTCCCTTTGCTGATCATGCTTCTTGTCCCCGTGCGCCAGTATCTGCTTCCCAAGTTCTTCAAAGGAGCTCATCTGCAAGACTTGGATGCTGCAGAGTATGAAGAAGCCCCTGCTATTAACTACAACATATCCTATGAC GAACAAGGTAATACCATCAATCTCGACAGTGGTGAGTTGTTGGACGAGATGATTACAAGAAGTCGTGGTGAGATCCGCCATGGTCGTAGCCCAAAGGTCAATAGTTCAACTCAGCCACCTCTGGAGGAAATGAAGTCCATGTACAGTCCTCGGCTGCCTGAGAGGGTGCAGAGCCCACATCTTACTGAAATACGATCTGAGTTAAGCCCGAGGTCGAACGGTAGACACGTAGAATTAAGGCAAACCCCGAGCCTTCTCGGACAAAATAGTCATGGATCATCATCTTCTTGA
- the LOC125202316 gene encoding boron transporter 1-like isoform X2 codes for MEETFVPFRGIKNDLKGRLLCYKQDWSSGIGAGIRILAPTTYIFFASAIPVISFGVQLERNTNGTLTAVQTLASTALCGVIHSVIGGQPLLILGVAEPTVLMYTFMFDFAKDRKDLGEKLFLAWTAWVCVWTSILLFLLAILGACSIINRFTRVAGELFGLLIAMLFMQQAIRGVVEEFGVPKRGNESATALLPSWRFGNGMFALVLSFGLLLTALRSREARTWRYGAGWFRGFITDYGVPLMVLVWTGVSYIPASDVPKGIPRRLVSPNPWSAGAYTNWTVIKDMGDLPLLYIIGAFIPATMIAVLYYFDHSVASQLAQQKEFNLKKPSSYHYDLLLLGVLVIVCGLIGIPPANGVIPQSPMHTKSLATLKHQLLRNKLVSTARDSISKNANLSQLYRSMQEAYTEMQTPLVYQTPAALGLNELKESTIQLASTSGYMDAPVDGTIFDVDKDVDDLLPVEVKEQRVSNLLQALMVGCCLAAMPLLKKIPTAVLWGYFAFMAIESLPGNQFWERILLLFTAPSRRYMVLEEYHATFVETVPFKTIALFTLFQTFYLLLCFGITWIPIAGVLFPLLIMLLVPVRQYLLPKFFKGAHLQDLDAAEYEEAPAINYNISYDEQGNTINLDSGELLDEMITRSRGEIRHGRSPKVNSSTQPPLEEMKSMYSPRLPERVQSPHLTEIRSELSPRSNGRHVELRQTPSLLGQNSHGSSSS; via the exons TTCCCTTTCGTGGGATTAAGAATGATCTCAAAGGGAGGCTTCTGTGCTACAAACAAGATTGGAGTAGCGGGATAGGCGCAGGTATCAG GATCTTGGCTCCAACAACGTATATATTCTTTGCATCTGCAATTCCTGTTATATCTTTCGGTGTGCAACTGGAGAGAAACACCA ATGGAACTTTAACAGCAGTGCAAACACTTGCATCAACTGCACTCTGTGGTGTGATCCACTCTGTCATAGGTGGACAGCCACTACTTATACTTGGTGTAGCCGAGCCCACAGTGTTAATGTACACTTTCATGTTCGATTTTGCCAAAGATCGAAAAGATTTGGGGGAGAAGTTGTTCTTAGCCTGGACAGCATG GGTCTGTGTGTGGACATCCATTTTGCTTTTCTTGCTGGCTATCTTAGGTGCTTGCTCTATTATCAATCGGTTTACGCGTGTTGCTGGTGAATTGTTTGGTCTTTTAATCGCAATGCTCTTTATGCAGCAGGCAATACGT GGAGTTGTGGAGGAGTTTGGCGTTCCTAAGAGAGGAAACGAAAGTGCAACTGCTCTTTTACCTTCCTGGCGCTTTGGAAACGGAATGTTTGCTTTGGTGCTTTCATTTGGCCTTCTTCTTACTGCATTGAGGAGTCGTGAGGCTAGAACCTGGCGCTATGGTGCAG GGTGGTTTAGAGGGTTTATCACGGACTATGGTGTCCCACTAATGGTGCTCGTTTGGACTGGTGTGTCTTACATACCAGCTAGCGACGTTCCAAAAGGGATACCAAGAAGACTCGTTAGCCCAAATCCGTGGTCAGCTGGTGCATACACGAACTGGACAGTCATCAAG GACATGGGGGATTTGCCACTACTTTATATTATTGGAGCATTTATTCCTGCCACAATGATAGCTGTGCTTTATTACTTTGATCATAGTGTTGCATCTCAGCTTGCACAGCAGAAAGAGTTCAATCTAAAGAAGCCGTCTTCTTATCACTATGATCTCCTGCTCTTGGGAGTTTTG GTGATAGTATGCGGTCTCATCGGCATTCCTCCTGCCAATGGAGTTATTCCGCAGTCCCCAATGCACACGAAAAGTTTGGCCACTCTGAAACATCAG CTTTTGAGGAACAAGCTCGTATCAACTGCACGAGATAGCATCAGTAAAAATGCCAATCTATCTCAGCTGTATAGAAGCATGCAAGAAGCATACACGGAGATGCAGACTCCACTCGTATACCAAACTCCAGCTGCTTTG GGGCTAAATGAGCTGAAAGAATCAACCATTCAGCTCGCATCCACTAGTGGCTACATGGACGCACCAGTTGATGGTACCATCTTTGATGTGGACAAGGATGTCGATGATCTCCTACCTGTGGAAGTTAAGGAGCAACGCGTCAGCAATCTACTTCAGGCCTTAATGGTTGGATGTTGTCTTGCTGCCATGCCTCTGTTGAAAAAGATTCCCACTGCAGTCCTCTGGGGCTATTTTGCCTTCATGGCAATCGAGAGCTTGCCAGGAAACCAGTTCTGGGAAAGAATCTTGCTGCTTTTCACAGCTCCAAGTCGAAGATACAT GGTGCTAGAGGAGTATCACGCGACCTTTGTGGAGACTGTGCCATTCAAAACAATCGCGCTCTTCACATTGTTTCAGACGTTTTACTTGCTTTTATGCTTTGGAATAACGTGGATCCCCATAGCTGGCGTCCTCTTCCCTTTGCTGATCATGCTTCTTGTCCCCGTGCGCCAGTATCTGCTTCCCAAGTTCTTCAAAGGAGCTCATCTGCAAGACTTGGATGCTGCAGAGTATGAAGAAGCCCCTGCTATTAACTACAACATATCCTATGAC GAACAAGGTAATACCATCAATCTCGACAGTGGTGAGTTGTTGGACGAGATGATTACAAGAAGTCGTGGTGAGATCCGCCATGGTCGTAGCCCAAAGGTCAATAGTTCAACTCAGCCACCTCTGGAGGAAATGAAGTCCATGTACAGTCCTCGGCTGCCTGAGAGGGTGCAGAGCCCACATCTTACTGAAATACGATCTGAGTTAAGCCCGAGGTCGAACGGTAGACACGTAGAATTAAGGCAAACCCCGAGCCTTCTCGGACAAAATAGTCATGGATCATCATCTTCTTGA
- the LOC125200882 gene encoding nucleolar and coiled-body phosphoprotein 1-like isoform X2, with protein MAQLNPEDDSILIFSVALWLQNKGFSKVLKRFCTAAQIEGEDWKAKALNLNEIFTKYQEISTSACNDLKFQVKQEPVADVAEKTANGSTAGEIKGKKKNKKSKSDTKVNESEETLEDTAVAEKLNKSHENGNEDESGKASNKSNDVKMPELAEDQSTKKPKEKKKKSKLASQSLDADVPEVKQEAVSSENAEATEDGTDESKKASKKRKRMLPDETEKKSGEEVAIEESKSKKSKCLEESKDVPEANGHAFEQANTDAFEGDLMTVSANSNEMGKSSQKKSASKQPKSSEPTTAKAFQRVKIDEVEFVDDRLQDNSYWAKDGAETGYGAKAQEVLGQVKGRGFRHEKTKKKRGSYRGGQIDLQSHSVKFNYSDEE; from the exons ATGGCCCAGTTGAACCCCGAAGACGACTCTATATTGATCTTCTCTGTCGCGCTCTGGCTCCAAAACAAGGGCTTTTCCAAAGTCCTCAAACGATTCTGCACCGCAGCTCAAATTGAG GGTGAGGATTGGAAGGCCAAGGCACTTAATTTGAATGAGATTTTCACTAAATATCAGGAGATTAG CACTAGTGCCTgcaatgacttgaaatttcaGGTGAAGCAAG AACCGGTGGCTGATGTGGCAGAAAAAACAGCAAATGGTTCAACTGCTGGGGAAATTAAAggcaagaagaagaacaaaaaGAGCAAGAGTGACACTAAAGTCAATGAAAGTGAAGAAACACTTGAAGATACAGCCGTGGCCGAAAAgttaaataaatcacatgagAATGGCAACGAGGATGAAAGTGGTAAGGCATCAAACAAATCCAATGATGTTAAAATGCCTGAATTAGCAGAGGATCAATCAACTAAGAaaccaaaagaaaagaagaagaaaagcaaGTTGGCATCACAGTCGCTGGATGCTGATGTGCCTGAAGTGAAACAAGAAGCTGTATCATCTGAAAATGCTGAGGCTACAGAAGATGGGACTGATGAATCTAAAAAGGCttccaagaaaagaaaaagaatgctTCCTGATGAAACCGAAAAGAAGTCTGGTGAGGAAGTAGCAATTGAAgaatcaaaatctaaaaaatcaaaatgtctTGAAGAAAGCAAAGATGTCCCTGAAGCCAATGGCCATGCTTTTGAACAAGCAAACACTGATGCTTTTGAAGGGGATTTGATGACTGTTTCTGCTAACAGTAATGAAATGGGTAAATCAAGTCAGAAAAAATCTGCAAGCAAACAACCCAAAAGTTCTGAG CCAACAACAGCGAAAGCATTCCAAAGAGTGAAGATTGATGAGGTAGAATTTGTTGATGACAGACTTCAAGACAATTCTTATTGGGCAAAG GATGGTGCAGAAACTGGTTATGGTGCTAAAGCACAAGAAGTCCTGGGACAAGTCAAGGGAAG GGGCTTTCGTCACGAGAAAACTAAGAAGAAGCGTGGTAGCTACAGAGGAGGACAAATCGACCTGCAATCACACTCCGTGAAGTTCAATTATTCTGATGAAGAATGA